In Paenibacillus sonchi, a single genomic region encodes these proteins:
- a CDS encoding carbohydrate ABC transporter permease, with the protein MVRSLKKGIPHAALLGYLVVVLFPFLFVLFSSVKKDNNAIALNPFGIPKEFVFNNYVEAWVNAKISTYFFNSLYISILSSVVSILLASMFAFAVTRMRQGKWNKILFSLVLIGMLIPNNALMLPIYTIVRKLHILNTHWALIIPYIANAIPFTIIILAAFMRSLPSEIEEAAVVDGLKAPGIFARIIVPLTVPAMVTVFIVNFLGNWNEFLLANYFLSNDELRTLPVGMVQFRDQYQMNYAQMSAGIVYSVLPVVIIYAILQEKIIEGVTAGSVKG; encoded by the coding sequence ATGGTGCGCTCATTGAAAAAAGGCATTCCTCATGCCGCATTGCTGGGTTATCTCGTAGTTGTGCTGTTTCCGTTCCTGTTTGTCTTATTCTCTTCCGTTAAGAAGGACAATAATGCGATAGCGCTGAACCCGTTTGGCATCCCGAAGGAATTTGTGTTTAACAATTATGTTGAAGCCTGGGTAAATGCCAAGATCAGCACGTACTTTTTTAACAGCTTATACATTTCGATATTATCTTCGGTGGTATCCATTCTGCTGGCTTCGATGTTCGCCTTTGCAGTTACGCGGATGCGTCAGGGCAAGTGGAATAAAATTCTTTTCTCGCTGGTTCTGATAGGAATGCTGATCCCAAACAATGCGTTGATGCTTCCGATTTATACGATTGTGCGCAAGCTGCATATCCTGAATACGCACTGGGCGCTGATCATCCCTTATATTGCCAATGCCATTCCGTTTACGATTATTATTTTGGCGGCGTTTATGCGTTCTTTGCCCAGTGAAATTGAGGAAGCGGCGGTTGTGGATGGCTTGAAGGCACCGGGTATCTTTGCTAGAATTATTGTACCTTTGACGGTTCCCGCCATGGTTACAGTATTCATTGTTAATTTCCTGGGAAATTGGAATGAGTTTTTGCTGGCCAATTATTTTCTTTCGAATGACGAGCTGCGCACGCTCCCGGTGGGAATGGTCCAATTCCGTGATCAGTATCAGATGAACTACGCGCAGATGTCCGCAGGCATTGTCTACAGTGTGCTTCCGGTCGTGATTATTTACGCCATTTTGCAGGAGAAGATTATTGAAGGGGTTACAGCGGGCAGCGTAAAAGGATAA
- a CDS encoding response regulator, with amino-acid sequence MYRLLIADDEPLEREGLELTVERSMPGIFRFIHAGNGRKAIECAEEHRPHIVILDINMPGIGGLEALRELKERLPDTRFVLVTAYDYFAYAQEALSLGAKEYILKPAKREQIIGTLKRLISEIEREKQLRAEELELRHKMSQLLPLVENELALILMVDQTADSTASQLSEWLDFPLDQGSAIVVAFEGHPSLQEKKKIYDHFRSFVKIHSSASIVSSLIDHHLVIFVRKPLSMGENDWRERNKEIARQLFELASQQTGIQAAVGIGSLRRGEEGFRESYFEAVFASTLQENGEAYSHFEELKRIGSPHDPGPISTAPQQSYVISALHRIREQREEQTLTVLGRAKKYIEERYTDDISLEEVADYVHLNPHYFSKIFKQEYGETFIDFVTRLRIDKAISLIGEGRLSLKEVSFEAGYKDPNYFSRVFKKITGVSPTEFRGKQQ; translated from the coding sequence ATGTACAGGCTTCTGATCGCGGATGATGAGCCCTTGGAAAGAGAGGGGCTGGAATTAACCGTGGAGCGGTCCATGCCGGGGATATTCCGCTTCATTCATGCCGGCAACGGACGCAAGGCAATCGAATGCGCGGAGGAGCATCGCCCCCACATCGTCATTCTGGACATCAATATGCCTGGAATCGGCGGACTGGAGGCGCTTCGCGAGCTGAAGGAGCGGCTGCCGGATACCCGGTTCGTGCTTGTTACCGCCTATGATTATTTTGCTTATGCCCAGGAGGCGCTCTCTCTGGGGGCGAAGGAATATATTTTGAAGCCTGCCAAACGTGAACAGATTATCGGCACGCTGAAAAGATTGATCTCCGAGATCGAGCGGGAGAAGCAGCTGCGCGCCGAGGAGCTGGAGCTCCGCCACAAAATGTCCCAATTGCTGCCTCTCGTTGAAAATGAACTGGCATTGATATTAATGGTTGACCAGACGGCGGATTCCACCGCATCCCAGCTGTCGGAGTGGCTCGATTTCCCGCTTGATCAGGGAAGCGCCATCGTTGTGGCCTTCGAGGGGCACCCCTCCTTGCAGGAGAAGAAGAAGATTTACGACCATTTCCGCAGCTTTGTCAAAATCCATAGCTCTGCCAGCATTGTAAGCTCCTTGATCGACCATCACCTCGTCATTTTTGTACGGAAGCCTCTCTCCATGGGTGAGAACGACTGGCGTGAAAGGAATAAAGAGATTGCCAGGCAGCTTTTCGAGCTTGCCTCCCAGCAGACGGGAATTCAGGCTGCCGTCGGGATCGGATCGCTGCGAAGAGGAGAGGAGGGGTTCCGCGAGTCATATTTCGAAGCGGTATTTGCTTCAACGCTGCAGGAAAACGGAGAAGCTTATAGTCACTTTGAAGAGCTGAAGCGGATAGGCTCACCGCATGACCCTGGGCCTATAAGCACCGCTCCCCAGCAGTCCTACGTCATTTCGGCACTTCATCGGATTCGCGAGCAGCGGGAGGAGCAGACTTTGACGGTGCTGGGCAGGGCCAAAAAATATATCGAGGAACGTTACACGGACGATATTTCGCTGGAGGAGGTCGCCGATTACGTCCATTTGAATCCCCACTACTTCAGCAAAATATTTAAACAGGAATACGGAGAAACGTTCATAGATTTCGTAACCCGGCTGCGGATTGACAAAGCCATCTCGCTTATTGGCGAAGGCCGGCTGAGCCTGAAGGAGGTCAGCTTTGAAGCGGGTTACAAGGACCCCAATTATTTTAGCCGCGTCTTCAAAAAGATAACCGGCGTTTCGCCCACCGAGTTCCGGGGGAAGCAGCAATAG
- a CDS encoding carbohydrate ABC transporter permease — MNKSLRNPLVFTLFILPALLLFLIFFIYPIFSSLYYSLTSWNGVSDTVKFTGLSNFEKAFGDDRFWVSVKNNGWFILFSVFIQVPLIVLFSLLIANVKKLKGLYKTAVFMPSIMSTAVIGILWGFIYEPNIGLFNKVLGIVGIEPVYWLSDERFAMLSILITNAWQWTGFYIVMVLAAILSIPGELDEAAAIDGASRFQRATRITLPLIVPIISVVIMLSIAGAMKAADIVIVMTKGGPAGSTEVMATYMIKYAITNFKYGYGNAIAVLIFIFTLVVTVLYQLLFARRNERIEY, encoded by the coding sequence ATGAACAAATCACTCAGAAATCCACTGGTGTTCACTTTGTTTATATTGCCTGCATTACTCCTGTTTTTGATATTTTTTATTTATCCGATTTTCAGCTCGCTTTACTACAGCCTGACCAGTTGGAACGGTGTATCAGATACCGTTAAATTTACAGGGCTGAGCAACTTTGAAAAAGCCTTTGGCGATGACCGTTTCTGGGTTTCGGTCAAGAATAACGGCTGGTTTATTTTATTCTCTGTATTCATTCAGGTTCCCCTGATTGTGTTGTTCTCGCTGCTGATTGCGAATGTCAAAAAGCTGAAGGGACTCTATAAAACAGCAGTGTTCATGCCTTCCATTATGTCTACAGCGGTTATTGGCATTCTGTGGGGATTCATCTATGAGCCCAATATCGGATTATTCAATAAAGTGCTGGGGATCGTGGGAATCGAACCGGTATATTGGCTGTCGGATGAAAGGTTCGCTATGCTGTCCATTCTGATCACCAATGCCTGGCAGTGGACCGGATTCTATATTGTAATGGTGCTGGCAGCGATTCTGTCCATCCCCGGAGAATTGGATGAGGCTGCAGCCATTGACGGCGCTTCGCGCTTCCAGCGGGCTACACGCATCACTTTGCCGCTCATCGTGCCGATCATTTCCGTTGTGATTATGCTGTCCATCGCCGGTGCCATGAAGGCTGCGGATATCGTGATTGTTATGACGAAGGGCGGACCGGCAGGCTCAACTGAGGTAATGGCCACCTATATGATTAAATACGCAATTACCAACTTCAAATACGGATACGGGAACGCCATAGCCGTTCTGATCTTTATATTCACGCTTGTGGTCACGGTGCTGTACCAGCTGCTGTTCGCCCGGCGTAATGAAAGGATTGAATACTAA
- a CDS encoding sensor histidine kinase produces MNLRYRLFTAFLGLIIIPLFILGMIMFFVTYNSIEKKYSQQSEYSLKAISYSISSVFKDMDNVTDNGIATSVFHMALSAEDPSKQDLTDAEQLSLNASQRNFRSLLYNHPSISYAFLYNFNGKGSSEIVSVFNKENFRTLPYDKFKGSELYQEVMELNGVPKWLAPHEYPELTGTEPVFTQIRLVKELSFFQNIGILVVQIKNWEFESIFRNLKIGDSGQKVSFMLVNDDGMILFDPDRKLDGQDFRSFTNKKFAFQKGFQSFKTEFAGEKSILSVYHLKDYPWSLVSVTSWDSLSREVTVFARWFVVVIFLCLLGAVIFNLFFMNRITGGIAVIVRFMRRVEDGDLTTRVEERGSDEMTLLAKGFNDLMDKINSLFNRVHVEQRRKNQAEMRVLQAQIKPHFLFNTLESINVLAVQNEGRKVSEMVYRLASILRISIQDRDEITLEEEVTHLRNYLDIQKFRFEDVFDYEIEIPQELMGCGILKLTLQPLVENSIQHGFEGIDYKGLVRIKGWENRGNLILQIQDNGIGMTSAQLGMFQYMVGESGESAERNSGDITGHGIHLERRGLGVRSVADRIRIEYGDRYGIFICASPGEGTIIQCVIPKYGQGEDHYAKSIIG; encoded by the coding sequence ATGAATTTGCGCTACAGGTTGTTTACGGCGTTTCTGGGCCTGATTATCATTCCTCTGTTTATTCTTGGCATGATTATGTTTTTTGTGACTTATAATTCTATTGAAAAGAAGTACAGCCAGCAATCCGAATATTCGCTGAAAGCGATCAGCTATAGTATTTCCAGCGTCTTCAAGGACATGGACAATGTCACAGACAACGGAATTGCCACCTCTGTATTTCATATGGCCCTTAGCGCAGAGGACCCGTCCAAACAGGATTTAACGGATGCCGAGCAGCTCAGCCTGAACGCCAGCCAGCGCAATTTCCGCAGTCTGCTGTACAATCATCCTTCGATCAGCTACGCTTTTCTTTACAATTTTAATGGAAAAGGCAGCTCGGAGATCGTCTCGGTGTTCAATAAGGAGAATTTCCGGACGCTGCCCTATGACAAGTTCAAGGGAAGTGAGCTGTACCAGGAAGTTATGGAGCTTAATGGTGTGCCCAAATGGCTCGCACCGCATGAATATCCGGAACTGACGGGAACGGAGCCTGTATTTACACAGATCCGTCTGGTGAAGGAGCTCAGTTTTTTTCAGAATATCGGCATTCTGGTGGTGCAGATCAAGAACTGGGAGTTCGAATCGATCTTCCGCAATCTGAAAATCGGGGACAGCGGCCAGAAGGTTTCCTTTATGCTGGTCAATGATGACGGAATGATTCTGTTCGACCCGGACCGCAAGCTGGACGGACAGGACTTCCGTTCATTTACGAATAAGAAGTTCGCCTTTCAAAAAGGATTCCAAAGCTTCAAAACAGAATTCGCCGGGGAGAAGAGCATCCTCTCGGTCTATCATCTTAAGGACTATCCCTGGAGCCTGGTCTCTGTGACTTCGTGGGATTCGTTGTCCCGTGAGGTGACTGTGTTTGCCCGCTGGTTCGTGGTTGTGATTTTCCTGTGCCTGCTGGGTGCAGTGATCTTCAACCTGTTTTTTATGAACCGGATTACAGGCGGCATTGCTGTGATTGTCCGTTTTATGCGCCGGGTTGAGGATGGGGATCTCACTACGCGCGTGGAAGAGAGGGGCAGCGACGAAATGACCCTGCTTGCCAAAGGCTTCAATGATCTGATGGACAAAATCAACAGTTTGTTCAATCGGGTCCATGTGGAGCAGCGGCGCAAAAACCAGGCTGAAATGCGGGTGCTGCAGGCACAGATCAAACCGCATTTTCTGTTCAACACGTTAGAGTCGATCAATGTGCTCGCCGTGCAGAATGAAGGGCGCAAGGTCAGCGAGATGGTCTACAGATTAGCCAGTATTCTGCGGATCAGCATTCAGGACAGGGATGAAATTACGCTGGAAGAGGAAGTCACACATCTGCGCAATTATCTGGATATCCAGAAATTCCGCTTCGAGGATGTATTCGATTATGAGATTGAGATTCCCCAGGAGCTGATGGGCTGCGGAATCCTTAAGCTGACTCTCCAGCCGCTCGTCGAGAACAGTATCCAGCATGGTTTCGAAGGCATTGACTACAAGGGCCTGGTTAGGATAAAGGGCTGGGAGAACCGCGGGAATCTGATTCTGCAAATCCAGGATAATGGAATCGGGATGACTTCAGCCCAGCTCGGGATGTTCCAGTACATGGTGGGTGAATCCGGGGAGTCAGCCGAACGGAACTCCGGGGACATAACAGGGCACGGCATTCATCTGGAGCGGCGCGGGCTCGGCGTCCGCAGCGTAGCTGACCGCATCCGGATTGAATATGGCGACAGATATGGGATTTTTATCTGCGCAAGTCCAGGGGAAGGCACTATCATCCAATGCGTCATCCCTAAATACGGGCAGGGGGAAGATCATTATGCTAAAAGTATTATTGGTTGA
- a CDS encoding sensor histidine kinase, with amino-acid sequence MTIRAKLLIGIPLLVVLANTIAFFVFQSGKVVQRSYDEMLGRILLIEQSTEWADTNLKLLYAFLLDPRIDQAEMKSAGGQLERLSGEIKQEGGQTDVSFTLEDYISMTASFLEQKQAAIQASASEDPQIAFEHYAEAEKIVGYIREEGQQLVDAELAFYRPIIQNIREENDRMNRLGAALFGMNALMGVLLAVWASRSITGPVGRLVGLAKQIATGNLDIGPQPSRDDELGILSNAIQQMSADLSVLIERDKKSLEMQRLVKELELQALQSQINPHFLFNTLNVLSRLALLEGADRTSDLIVSMSNLLRYSLQKLDKPVTLQDEIAHIQEYAAIQQARFRERIRFELDFDPSVLQEEIPALTLQPIVENAFLHGVANMESGAVISLVLRRTGGEVWIEISDNGIGMPEETLQSILRLEAGAESGKSTGLGTRNVLKRLQLFFGEENLVRIHSRLGQGTTITIRIPAGKGGE; translated from the coding sequence ATGACGATTCGAGCCAAGCTGCTGATTGGTATCCCCCTCCTTGTGGTACTGGCCAACACCATTGCATTTTTTGTGTTCCAAAGTGGAAAGGTTGTTCAGCGGAGTTACGATGAAATGCTGGGCCGGATTCTTCTTATCGAGCAGAGCACCGAATGGGCGGATACTAATCTAAAGCTTCTGTATGCCTTTCTGCTTGATCCGCGAATAGATCAAGCGGAGATGAAATCTGCAGGCGGCCAGTTGGAGCGGTTGAGTGGCGAAATCAAACAGGAAGGCGGGCAGACTGACGTTTCGTTCACACTGGAGGATTACATCAGTATGACCGCCAGCTTTCTTGAACAAAAGCAGGCTGCCATCCAAGCTTCCGCCTCGGAAGACCCTCAGATCGCCTTTGAGCATTATGCGGAAGCTGAGAAGATCGTCGGTTATATCCGTGAGGAAGGTCAGCAGCTGGTCGATGCAGAGCTGGCGTTTTACCGACCGATCATCCAGAATATCCGGGAGGAGAACGATCGGATGAACCGGCTGGGTGCGGCATTATTCGGGATGAATGCGCTTATGGGGGTGCTGCTCGCGGTCTGGGCCTCGCGCAGCATTACGGGGCCTGTCGGCAGATTGGTCGGTCTGGCCAAGCAAATCGCTACAGGAAATCTGGACATCGGCCCCCAGCCAAGCAGGGATGACGAACTCGGCATCCTCTCGAATGCTATCCAGCAAATGTCGGCTGACCTCAGCGTTCTCATTGAACGGGACAAAAAGAGCCTGGAAATGCAGCGTCTTGTGAAGGAACTGGAGCTTCAGGCTCTCCAGAGCCAAATCAATCCCCATTTTTTGTTCAACACTCTTAATGTGCTCTCCAGACTGGCACTGCTGGAAGGAGCCGATAGGACAAGCGATTTGATCGTCTCAATGTCGAATCTGCTCAGATACAGCCTGCAGAAGCTGGACAAGCCTGTTACACTGCAGGACGAAATTGCCCATATCCAGGAATATGCCGCGATCCAGCAGGCGCGCTTTCGGGAACGCATCCGGTTTGAACTGGATTTCGATCCGTCTGTATTGCAGGAGGAGATACCGGCTCTGACGCTTCAGCCAATTGTCGAGAATGCTTTTCTGCACGGTGTAGCCAATATGGAGAGTGGAGCTGTTATCAGCCTGGTGCTTCGGAGAACCGGCGGCGAGGTGTGGATAGAGATTTCGGACAACGGGATCGGGATGCCTGAGGAGACTTTGCAGTCCATCTTGCGGCTGGAAGCCGGAGCTGAGAGCGGCAAGTCCACCGGACTCGGTACGCGGAATGTATTGAAACGGCTTCAACTGTTTTTTGGAGAGGAGAATTTGGTCCGAATCCACAGCAGGCTTGGTCAAGGAACAACGATAACCATTAGAATTCCTGCAGGAAAGGGAGGTGAGTAA
- a CDS encoding substrate-binding domain-containing protein: MSNRKWIFALIPLFLLFAWLLAQFTLSFLQIHRLVEPLKAASPSAAVSGPKVVLISQELDNYFWRSIEQGARKAAASYAMRLDYIGPDRINPAEQIKLLDKTIASKPDAILIQGLNNPDYRRLIDKAAGLGIPVITVDTDEPESERVAYVGTDNERAGRQMGELVVQASGERGDIGVLISNEQAENQRLRLAGFRSVIGRYPGLQIVEIRASDISRLQAAQQAQKMLIQSPNIRFMVGFSSMDGLGFLEAKERLGATGLHIFAFDDMEETVDAIRQSKIESAVVQQPVEMGEQAIEQLHDYFSGSPPPTLTYTKTYVITKESLNPDDGGGTE; this comes from the coding sequence ATGTCAAACCGTAAATGGATCTTTGCTCTTATCCCACTCTTTCTGCTGTTCGCCTGGCTGCTGGCTCAATTCACCCTGTCCTTTCTCCAGATTCATCGATTGGTCGAGCCGCTGAAGGCGGCTTCGCCGAGTGCCGCAGTATCCGGTCCAAAGGTTGTGCTGATTTCCCAGGAGCTGGACAATTATTTCTGGCGGTCTATTGAACAGGGCGCCCGCAAAGCTGCCGCCTCCTACGCCATGCGGCTGGATTATATCGGCCCGGACCGCATCAATCCGGCCGAGCAGATCAAGCTGCTGGACAAGACAATTGCAAGCAAACCCGACGCCATTCTGATTCAGGGCCTTAACAATCCGGATTACCGCCGGCTGATCGACAAGGCTGCGGGTCTTGGCATCCCTGTCATCACGGTGGATACGGATGAACCGGAATCCGAAAGAGTGGCTTACGTCGGAACGGATAACGAGCGGGCCGGGAGACAAATGGGAGAGCTTGTGGTGCAGGCCTCCGGTGAGCGGGGCGACATCGGAGTGCTGATCAGCAATGAGCAGGCCGAGAACCAGCGGCTTAGACTAGCCGGATTCCGCTCTGTTATCGGACGCTATCCCGGACTTCAAATCGTGGAAATCAGAGCTTCAGACATTTCGCGGCTTCAGGCTGCGCAGCAGGCGCAGAAGATGCTTATCCAGAGTCCGAATATCCGCTTCATGGTCGGGTTCAGTTCCATGGACGGCCTGGGATTCCTGGAGGCCAAAGAGCGGCTTGGTGCAACCGGACTGCATATTTTTGCATTTGACGATATGGAAGAAACGGTGGATGCCATCCGCCAATCGAAGATCGAATCAGCTGTTGTGCAGCAGCCCGTTGAGATGGGGGAGCAGGCCATTGAACAGCTCCATGATTATTTCAGCGGAAGCCCCCCTCCCACCTTGACGTATACCAAAACCTATGTAATCACGAAGGAGTCTCTGAACCCGGATGATGGAGGAGGTACGGAATGA
- the pflA gene encoding pyruvate formate-lyase-activating protein produces the protein MANGHIHSLETFGTVDGPGIRFVLFMQGCLLKCQYCHNPDTWGLNEGREMSIEDVLAEIEPYLNYYRSSGGGLTVSGGEPTLQAHFVKQLFTEVKKRWNLHTTLDTNGYNEGDKINDLLELTDLVLLDLKHIDDEAHIKLTGKSNERTLKLARWLSDHNRKMWIRHVYVPGIHNREEDLLNLGRFIGTLNGVEKFEILPYHQMGIYKWEVLGRPYELEGVPSPTEEEVQRAYRLIEEGRKQTALV, from the coding sequence ATGGCTAACGGACATATACATTCCTTAGAAACCTTTGGAACCGTTGACGGACCAGGTATTCGTTTTGTTTTGTTCATGCAGGGCTGTCTCTTGAAATGCCAATACTGCCATAATCCTGATACCTGGGGTTTGAATGAAGGCAGAGAAATGAGTATTGAAGATGTCCTTGCTGAAATTGAGCCTTATCTGAATTATTACCGTTCGTCCGGTGGCGGTCTGACGGTTTCAGGCGGTGAACCAACCCTGCAGGCGCATTTTGTAAAACAGCTGTTTACCGAAGTGAAGAAACGCTGGAACCTGCATACTACACTCGACACCAATGGTTATAATGAAGGCGACAAAATCAATGATCTGCTTGAACTGACAGATCTGGTGCTGCTTGATCTGAAGCACATTGATGATGAAGCGCATATCAAGCTTACCGGTAAATCCAATGAGCGTACGCTGAAGCTGGCCCGGTGGCTGTCTGATCATAACCGCAAGATGTGGATTCGCCATGTATATGTGCCCGGCATTCATAACCGTGAAGAGGACCTGCTGAACCTGGGACGCTTCATTGGCACACTGAACGGCGTGGAAAAGTTCGAAATCCTTCCTTATCATCAAATGGGTATCTATAAATGGGAAGTGCTCGGAAGACCTTATGAGCTTGAAGGTGTCCCTTCCCCAACCGAAGAAGAAGTGCAGCGCGCCTACCGGCTGATTGAAGAAGGCCGCAAGCAAACTGCATTGGTCTAA
- a CDS encoding extracellular solute-binding protein codes for MKKSVTLLLSLLFVSSAVLAGCGGSNSKDNNGEAAATKGANAGNATNAPATEEPASSEPFEMTIRHTQVGADKQKRLAILEDVVGKVQAEVPGLTFKLDGVDSDVNRKEKLRGEMAAGNPPEIFDLFGSPDSKIYAKEGKLLDLTPILEELGIKDKFSNLDPFTYEGKIYGLPIGGSGEGFFYNKEYYTSKGWKAPTTFAELEQQLADIKADGKVPLAGASKAGWVPLMLANHLWSRYAGPDVTAKFATGEAKWSDPNVVKGFAKYKEWEDKGYFKKGELGFEYAEYTTQFTSGEAILMYDGTWKSSVFKAGQSGEGLIGKVGFFNIPPVDGGVGDQTALMRDVNNGYGFSASAGEDERQLAAVKSFIKNMYNEEMQIRGLVEDGVLPAMKIDQAVLNKNITDDLMSEIVAVLNNSESSFPAFDSLVQADVTTEISNIQIQKLIGGQTTPEKMGEALQKVQEEANAAVE; via the coding sequence ATGAAGAAAAGTGTAACATTGCTCTTGTCCCTGCTGTTCGTAAGCTCTGCAGTATTGGCTGGCTGCGGCGGCAGCAATTCCAAAGACAATAACGGTGAGGCAGCCGCAACGAAGGGGGCTAACGCCGGGAATGCTACGAATGCGCCTGCTACGGAAGAACCGGCCAGCAGCGAGCCTTTTGAAATGACCATTCGTCATACGCAGGTGGGGGCCGACAAACAGAAGCGGCTCGCGATCCTGGAGGATGTTGTAGGGAAAGTGCAGGCCGAAGTCCCTGGACTCACTTTTAAGCTGGACGGTGTGGACTCGGATGTCAACCGTAAGGAGAAGCTGCGCGGTGAAATGGCGGCCGGCAACCCTCCGGAGATTTTTGACCTCTTCGGCAGCCCCGACTCCAAAATATACGCCAAGGAAGGCAAATTGCTTGATCTGACACCGATTCTGGAAGAGCTGGGCATCAAAGACAAGTTCTCCAATCTTGATCCGTTTACGTACGAAGGTAAGATCTACGGACTGCCGATCGGCGGCTCCGGTGAAGGTTTCTTCTATAATAAAGAATACTACACCAGCAAAGGCTGGAAGGCGCCTACAACCTTTGCGGAATTGGAACAGCAGCTTGCAGATATCAAAGCTGACGGCAAAGTGCCGCTGGCCGGAGCCTCCAAAGCAGGCTGGGTGCCTTTGATGCTGGCTAACCATCTCTGGTCGCGTTATGCCGGGCCGGATGTGACGGCAAAATTCGCCACCGGAGAAGCCAAATGGAGTGATCCGAATGTGGTGAAAGGTTTTGCCAAGTATAAGGAATGGGAAGACAAAGGCTACTTCAAAAAAGGCGAGCTTGGCTTCGAATATGCTGAGTACACTACCCAGTTCACCAGCGGCGAAGCGATTCTAATGTATGACGGCACCTGGAAGTCCTCCGTATTCAAGGCAGGCCAATCCGGCGAAGGCCTGATCGGCAAGGTTGGCTTCTTCAATATCCCGCCAGTGGACGGAGGGGTTGGCGATCAGACAGCCTTGATGCGCGACGTGAACAATGGATATGGCTTCTCGGCTTCTGCAGGTGAGGATGAACGCCAGCTTGCGGCAGTGAAGTCTTTCATTAAGAATATGTACAATGAGGAAATGCAGATTCGCGGATTGGTTGAAGATGGCGTGCTGCCTGCCATGAAGATTGATCAGGCTGTACTGAATAAAAATATTACCGACGATTTGATGAGTGAAATTGTGGCTGTGCTGAACAACTCCGAATCTTCATTCCCGGCCTTCGACTCGCTGGTACAGGCGGATGTGACTACTGAAATCAGCAATATTCAGATTCAAAAGCTGATCGGCGGACAGACGACCCCTGAAAAAATGGGCGAGGCTCTGCAAAAAGTCCAAGAAGAAGCCAACGCGGCAGTGGAATAA
- a CDS encoding response regulator, with translation MLKVLLVDDEAPILGNLRRVLPWQEMGMEIYGMARSGMEALRIAEEQAPDLVLCDIRMPVMDGLTFVGKLREMGLDSEVLLLSGYQEFDYAREAIRLGVKEYICKPIHYEELGNKVREIGTRIRSKQYKDKLYNSIPLFQELTPAEDSAKKTPDQLMNQAAQYISERLSFDLGIEEVAHKIGISSSYFCLLFKNRFAMTFVEYVTLQRMEAAKFMLASSDKSIAAISTGVGYQERRYFTKVFQKQTGMTPKEYRDQHKVPGIR, from the coding sequence ATGCTAAAAGTATTATTGGTTGACGATGAAGCCCCGATTCTGGGCAATCTGCGGCGCGTGCTGCCATGGCAGGAGATGGGGATGGAGATATACGGCATGGCCCGCAGCGGCATGGAGGCACTGCGCATTGCCGAGGAACAGGCCCCGGATCTTGTGCTGTGCGATATCCGCATGCCTGTCATGGACGGATTAACCTTCGTAGGCAAGCTGCGCGAGATGGGGCTGGACAGCGAGGTTCTGCTGCTCAGCGGCTATCAGGAATTCGATTACGCGCGGGAAGCCATCCGGCTGGGCGTGAAGGAATATATCTGCAAGCCGATTCATTATGAGGAGCTGGGCAACAAGGTGCGGGAAATCGGCACACGCATCCGCAGCAAACAGTACAAGGATAAGCTCTATAACAGTATTCCCCTGTTTCAGGAACTTACCCCGGCAGAGGACTCAGCCAAAAAAACGCCGGATCAGCTGATGAACCAGGCGGCCCAATATATTTCGGAGCGGCTGAGTTTTGATCTCGGGATTGAGGAAGTGGCACATAAGATCGGGATCAGCAGCAGTTATTTTTGCCTGCTGTTCAAGAACCGGTTTGCCATGACCTTTGTGGAGTATGTTACTCTCCAGCGGATGGAGGCGGCGAAGTTCATGCTGGCCAGCAGCGACAAGAGCATTGCGGCAATCAGCACGGGTGTGGGTTATCAGGAGCGCCGGTATTTTACAAAAGTGTTCCAGAAGCAGACGGGAATGACTCCTAAAGAATACCGCGATCAGCATAAAGTACCGGGAATACGGTGA